The following are encoded together in the Anopheles nili chromosome 3, idAnoNiliSN_F5_01, whole genome shotgun sequence genome:
- the LOC128724488 gene encoding THUMP domain-containing protein 1 homolog — translation MSEAKKIKLYSPNKAHDKGSKHGKNSKRNYYANPKQGGSGEQSNREHFMKPGHRGFLITCNGHVRDCVRDSYRILNEYADEMGYGATTKTDEEKPATVSDEEEDISIQLQKEAKEAARKDKSFRFQNVQSGAMNCLFIATTLPDPNEIAYKLMKELAATKKHKSRFILRMLPIEAVCRANIKDIMDSVGTLCDRYFLKEPKTYAIIFNRRLNNDLSRNDVIQELADLITAKNAGNKANLKNPDLAVIVEVIKGLCCIGVLREYYQLRKYNVVEITSQEANISNNVTTANEKSNTSQEANEETSNTLLN, via the coding sequence ATGTcggaagcaaagaaaatcaaactCTATTCACCGAACAAGGCACATGACAAAGGATCCAAACATGGCAAAAATAGTAAGCGGAATTATTACGCAAACCCGAAACAAGGCGGCTCTGGAGAGCAATCGAACAGGGaacattttatgaaaccgGGTCACCGTGGTTTCTTGATAACTTGTAACGGCCATGTGCGTGATTGTGTCCGGGACTCGTACCGCATCCTCAACGAATATGCTGACGAAATGGGCTATGGTGCTACAACCAAAACCGATGAGGAAAAGCCTGCAACCGTAAGCGACGAGGAAGAGgacatttcaattcaattgcaaaaggaagcaaagGAAGCCGCAAGAAAAGATAAAAGTTTCCGCTTTCAGAATGTGCAAAGCGGTGCCATGAATTGCCTCTTTATCGCTACAACATTACCTGACCCAAACGAGATTGCATACAAGCTGATGAAGGAGCTAGCAGCAACCAAGAAGCATAAATCTCGCTTCATTCTACGCATGCTGCCAATCGAGGCAGTATGCCGAGCGAACATTAAGGACATTATGGATTCCGTGGGAACGCTTTGTGACCGGTATTTTTTGAAAGAACCCAAGACCTATGCAATAATTTTTAATCGTCGGTTAAATAACGACCTCTCACGCAATGACGTTATCCAGGAACTTGCCGATCTCATCACGGCAAAAAACGCGGGAAACAAGGCGAATCTTAAAAATCCGGATCTAGCGGTTATAGTGGAGGTAATCAAAGGACTGTGCTGCATCGGGGTGTTGCGTGAATATTATCAACTGCGAAAATATAATGTTGTTGAAATTACGAGTCAAGAGGCGAACATATCTAACAATGTGACTACGGCGAATGAAAAATCTAACACTTCCCAGGAAGCCAACGAGGAGACTTCAAATACTTTATTGAACTGA
- the LOC128725938 gene encoding spliceosome-associated protein CWC27 homolog: MSNIYIQEPPTSGKVLLVTSVGDIDIELWSKECPLACRNFIQLCMEGYYNGTKFHRIVKGFIAQGGDPNEDGTGGESVFGRPFKDEFHSRLRYVRRGLVGMANSGKNDNGSQFFFTLGPTPELQNQNTLFGKVAGETIYNMLKLEEGEIFENERPHYAHRIIKTEVLSNPFDDIVPRQLTKDGHKSKSDDNRSTSKRKKEKGVKNFGLLSFGDEAEEEEMQTKVFVTTSGRGKSSHDVLDDPNLSKETSSTNHLAGVAKPQTMPESGTEESAETDNEDNEHKKGSSTSQNDALRKNVREKLTRKSASKRPKIEPVESESDSDDGLDSGNKKSKREQAERIREEINKLKKDYHTDKRRAKELTDKQHQTVKRTNPTARKEAMEEVIKVQQQYSQKISQLPKKGNSRESHTMELLQKFKSKLRSAYDSQNEVHPGGSNDAAVDEDEEIRGDKWLAHRLEFNKQDDPILAKDAATKGDDWYDVYDPRNPLNKRKRGEQNERSHKHAK; this comes from the exons ATGAGCAACATTTATATACAAGAACCCCCAACCTCCGGGAAG GTTCTTCTGGTAACATCTGTAGGAGATATCGATATAGAACTATGGTCAAAAGAATGCCCGTTGGCGTGCCGAAACTTTATTCAACTGTGCATGGAAGGATACTACAACGGGACGAAATTTCATCGTATCGTTAAGGGATTCATAGCACAAGGTGGAGATCCTAACGAGGATGGAACGGGTGGTGAATCGGTATTTGGGCGTCCGTTTAAGGATGAATTTCATTCCCGATTACGTTACGTACGCCGCGGTTTGGTTGGAATGGCCAACTCGGGCAAAAATGATAACGGCTCAcagtttttcttcactttggGGCCCACCCCAGAgctacaaaatcaaaacacactATTCGGAAAGGTGGCAGGAGAAACGATTTACAACATGTTGAAGCTGGAAGAaggtgaaatttttgaaaacgaaAGACCACACTACGCTCATCGCATAATCAAGACAGAGGTGCTCAGTAATCCGTTCGACGATATTGTACCAAGGCAATTGACAAAGGATGGACATAAATCAAAGTCCGATGATAACCGAAGTacatcgaaaaggaaaaaagaaaagggcgTTAAAAATTTTGGCCTCCTATCGTTTGGAGATGAAGCAGAGGAAGAGGAGATGCAAACAAAAGTGTTTGTTACTACATCGGGGCGTGGCAAATCCTCCCACGATGTTTTAGATGATCCAAATCTTAGTAAGGAAACATCGTCAACCAATCATCTTGCAGGAGTTGCTAAACCGCAGACCATGCCAGAGAGCGGTACTGAAGAATCTGCGGAAACGGACAATGAGGATaacgaacataaaaaaggCTCCTCAACATCCCAAAATGATGCACTAAGAAAAAATGTTCGGGAAAAGCTGACGCGTAAATCAGCCAGCAAGCGACCTAAGATCGAACCAGTGGAATCCGAATCTGATTCGGATGATGGATTGGATAGTGGGAATAAGAAATCGAAACGAGAACAGGCCGAGCGAATACGGGAGGAAATAAACAAGCTAAAAAAAGACTATCATACGGACAAACGACGGGCTAAAGAGCTAACGgacaaacaacaccaaacaGTCAAACGCACGAATCCCACGGCTCGAAAGGAAGCCATGGAGGAAGTAATAAAGGTACAGCAACAATATTCGCAAAAAATAAGCCAACTTCctaaaaaaggaaactctaGGGAAAGCCATACGATGGAGCTGTTGCAAAAGTTCAAATCCAAGCTTCGATCTGCTTACGACAGTCAGAACGAAGTTCACCCCGGCGGATCGAACGATGCAGCAGTCGATGAAGACGAAGAGATTCGCGGAGACAAGTGGTTGGCACATCGCCTAGAGTTCAATAAGCAAGACGATCCCATTCTGGCAAAAGATGCGGCCACGAAGGGTGACGATTGGTACGACGTTTACGACCCTAGAAATCCTCTAAATAAACGAAAGCGGGGCGAACAAAATGAACGAAGTCATAAGCATGCGAAATAA
- the LOC128724489 gene encoding ankyrin repeat domain-containing protein 54-like, with product MDGGIGSESRPKAEVKDADTIFDKIIKKQIPADVIYEDEKCIAFNDISPQAPVHFLVIPKHKIAKLENSVPSDVEILGHLLHVAGQLGKSKAPKGFRLVINNGDHGCQTVYHIHLHEKMCDLSKDMVNVVSTDAGASASGTKLDSVENPLSSVIGDPFGSTDVRNKIRSRSTIDQRHRRLHQQQRSSPYIKCRPSALLTSRFLEAVSHNNTEKVREMIQQGMSPNTYESYFNRSALHIACSRGFRDIVQLLLENGAKPNIRDKNLNTPLHLAASTECVDVVQMLLDYGTNVLLRDSNGLLALDFSIGKLRLSERIISKMAKLSQSDIHKHRQKTADVCDRIFAAFKIQMMGCSGDQEEQLEAALNDFSEQLERVRKKEINLDAIVDQINNLKVKNEIDSDVNSLLSTLQTFSL from the exons ATGG ATGGTGGCATTGGATCAGAAAGCAGGCCCAAAGCTGAGGTGAAGGATGCGGATACTATTTTCgataaaatcattaaaaaacaaattccagCCGATGTGATttatgaagatgaaaaatgcatcgcTTTCAACGATATATCACCACAGGCGCCGGTTCATTTTCTTGTGATTCCTAAACATAAGATTGCAAAACTAGAAAACAGCGTACCGTCTGATGTAGAG aTTCTAGGACATTTGTTGCATGTAGCAGGACAGcttggaaaatcgaaagcccCCAAAGGATTTCGTTTGGTTATTAACAATGGAGATCACGGATGCCAAACAGTGTACCATATCCATCTGCAT GAGAAAATGTGTGATCTATCAAAAGATATGGTTAATGTTGTTTCGACTGACGCTGGCGCTTCAGCCAGCGGAACCAAGTTAGACAGTGTGGAAAATCCGCTAAGTTCTGTTATTGGTGATCCTTTTGGTTCAACCGATGTCCGGAATAAAATACGAAGCCGATCAACAATTGATCAGCGTCATCGACGAttacaccagcagcaacgatCATCGCCGTACATAAAATGCCGTCCTTCGGCACTGCTTACATCACGATTTCTAGAAGCCGTTTCACATAACAACACTGAAAAAGTGAGGGAAATGATTCAACAAGGAATGTCGCCAAACACGTACGAGAGTTATTTCAACCGTTCGGCTTTGCACATTGCTTGCAGCCGAGGATTTCGAGATATTGTTCAGTTGTTGCTCGAGAATGGTGCCAAACCCAACATACGAGACAAAAATTTGAACACACCGCTCCATTTGGCAGCAAGCACAGAATGCGTTGACGTGGTACAGATGCTGCTGGATTATGGCACCAATGTGCTGTTACGGGATTCTAATGGGCTTTTAGCGTTAGACTTTTCCATCGGTAAATTGCGACTTTCGGAACGGATCATATCAAAGATGGCCAAACTATCGCAGAGCGATATACACAAACACCGCCAGAAAACGGCTGATGTATGTGACCGAATCTTTGCGGCGTTTAAAATTCAGATGATGGGATGCAGCGGCGATCAGGAGGAACAACTGGAGGCAGCTTTGAACGATTTCTCCGAACAACTCGAGAGGGTGCGTAAAAAGGAAATCAACTTAGACGCGATTGTAGACCAAATCAACAATCTAAAAgtgaaaaacgaaatcgaCAGTGACGTGAATTCGTTACTTTCCACACTACAAACGTTTTCACTTTAA
- the LOC128726316 gene encoding protein CLP1 homolog, protein MSEDKTIQKTDYKLEADSELRFEIENKNEKVTVVLVNGHAELFGTELVIKKPYEFVNGAKVAIFTHHGCTIELRGKPDVAYVAKETPMVMYLNANSALEYLRNKAEQEDSHGPIVMVVGPTDVGKTTLCRILLNYAVRLGRRPIYVDLDVGQGGIAIPGTIGALLVERPAPVADGFSQQAPLVYHYGHSTPSCNSTFYDVLISKLAETTLERLEANKKAKSSGMIINTCGWVKGSGYSHILHTVATFQVSAIFVLDQERLYNELLRDVKRTPSVQVVLLPKSGGVVERTKSQRTEARDQRIKEYFYGSKMPLFPHSFDVKFSDIKIFKVGSPPLPDSCLPLGMKAEDNYTKLVAVQPGPQLLHHILAVSFAETTDENVIQTNVAGFICVTNVNMDKQVLTVLSPQPRPLPQTILLVSDLQFMDSH, encoded by the exons ATGTCAGAAgataaaacaatacaaaaaaccgATTACAAACTTGAAGCAGACTCTGAGCTCCGTTTTGAAATAGAGAACAAAAATGAGAAGGTCACAGTTGTT CTAGTGAATGGACATGCAGAATTGTTTGGTACGGAGTTGGTGATTAAAAAACCATACGAATTCGTAAATGGTGCAAAGGTAGCGATTTTTACGCATCATGGCTGTACGATCGAGCTCCGAGGTAAACCGGATGTGGCATATGTCGCAAAAGAAACCCCTATGGTTATGTATTTGAATGCCAATTCTGCCCTCGAGTATTTGCGAAACAAAGCCGAACAAGAGGATAGTCATGGGCCAATAGTAATGGTAGTTGGACCAACAGATGTTGGCAAAACCACGCTCTGTCGTATATTGCTGAACTACGCTGTACGCCTGGGTCGTCGACCCATATATGTGGATTTGGACGTAGGTCAGGGAGGTATAGCCATTCCTGGTACGATCGGCGCCCTCCTAGTAGAACGGCCAGCACCCGTAGCTGATGGATTCTCACAGCAGGCCCCTCTCGTTTATCATTATGGCCATAGCACACCATCCTGCAATAGTACGTTCTACGATGTGCTCATCTCCAAGCTCGCCGAAACAACTCTGGAACGGttggaagcgaacaaaaaagctaAATCATCTGGAATGATTATCAATACCTGCGGTTGGGTTAAAGGATCAGGATACTCGCATATTCTGCACACTGTGGCAACATTCCAAGTAAGCGCTATATTTGTACTGGATCAGGAGCGCCTGTATAATGAATTGCTACGAGATGTTAAGCGCACTCCATCTGTCCAGGTGGTATTACTGCCGAAAAGTGGGGGTGTTGTAGAGCGCACCAAATCACAACGCACCGAAGCTAGAGACCAGCGTATAAAGGAATACTTTTACGGATCAAAAATGCCACTCTTTCCCCACAGCTTTGATGTTAAGTTTTCGGatataaaaattttcaaagtTGGCTCTCCACCGTTACCGGACTCGTGTTTACCATTAGGAATGAAGGCGGAAGACAACTATACCAAATTAGTGGCCGTTCAGCCTGGGCCTCAGCTGTTGCATCACATACTAGCGGTCAGTTTTGCCGAAACCACCGACGAGAATGTGATACAAACAAACGTGGCTGGTTTCATCTGCGTGACGAATGTCAACATGGACAAACAGGTGTTAACAGTGCTATCTCCTCAACCAAGACCTCTGCCTCAAACGATATTGCTTGTTTCTGATCTTCAATTTATGGATAGTCATTGA
- the LOC128726317 gene encoding N-acetylneuraminate lyase B-like: MNNFNFTGLMAPVFTPYFEQNGKVNIDVIESYVQLLVANKVRGILVNGTTGEGMLLSTAERMLVTEVWHEACKKHAITMMVQIGGAPYPDVVQLAKHASKIGVDAVLCLPELYFKPKTSEQLVRYLKGIAAHCRTTPFFYYHIPMFTDVNIFMPSFMDMAEKEIDNFRGIKYTNGNLEEGSACLKEGRIVFLGADTILCAGIAAGFESFILTTINIYPETLHEIIEAMNHGGKLTEARAKQQTLNKTIASILSSYGGDWVPAMKKAFTKRFPSIEIGQTRPPLNM, translated from the exons ATGAATAACTTCAATTTTACTGGGTTAATGGCACCGGTGTTTACACCATATTTCGAACAAAA CGGAAAAGTGAACATTGATGTAATCGAATCATATGTGCAGCTACTAGTGGCTAACAAAGTTCGTGGAATCCTCGTTAATGGAACCACGGGTGAAGGAATGCTGTTAAGCACCGCTGAACGAATGCTAGTAACGGAAGTTTGGCACGAAGCGTGCAAAAAACATGCAATAACGATGATGGTTCAGATTGGAGGAGCTCCGTATCCGGATGTTGTGCAACTAGCTAAGCATGCATCAAAGATTGGAGTAGATGCCGTTTTATGTCTTCCAGAACTATACTTTAAACCTAAAACAAGCGAGCAGCTTGTGCGCTATTTGAAAGGGATAGCCGCTCATTGCCGCACAACACCCTTCTTTTACTACCATATTCCAATGTTCACAGATGTCAACA TTTTTATGCCATCGTTCATGGATATGGCAGAAAAAGAGATAGATAACTTTCGAGGCATTAAGTACACAAATGGTAATCTTGAGGAGGGAAGTGCCTGTTTGAAGGAAGGGCGCATCGTATTCTTGGGTGCGGATACAATACTTTGTGCCGGAATTGCTGCCGGTTTCGAAAGTTTCATTTTAACGACAATTAATATTTATCCGGAAACTCTTCATGAAATCATTGAAGCCATGAACCACGGGGGGAAGCTTACAGAAGCTAGAGCTAAACAACAAACCCTGAACAAAACCATCGCATCCATATTATCGTCATACGGTGGCGATTGGGTACCGGCAATGAAGAAAGCTTTCACAAAACGGTTCCCTTCCATTGAGATTGGTCAAACTCGTCCGCCGTTGAACATGTGa
- the LOC128726318 gene encoding GTP-binding nuclear protein Ran, which produces MADMPSFKCVLVGDGGTGKTTFVKRHMTGEFEKKYVATLGVEVHPLVFHTNRGAIRFNVWDTAGQEKFGGLRDGYYIQGQCAIIMFDVTSRVTYKNVPNWHRDLVRVCENIPIVLCGNKVDIKDRKVKAKSIVFHRKKNLQYYDISAKSNYNFEKPFLWLARKLVGDPNLEFVAMPALLPPEVKMDKDWQVQIEKDLEEAQATALPDEDEDL; this is translated from the exons ATGGCGGATATGCCCTCTTTTAAGTGTGTGCTAGTAGGCGATGGTGGTACCGGTAAAACAACATTCGTCAAACGGCACATGACGGGTGAGTTCGAGAAGAAATACGTCGCAACTCTCGGTGTCGAGGTGCACCCGCTGGTGTTCCATACGAACCGTGGCGCAATCCGATTTAACGTCTGGGATACGGCTGGACAGGAAAAATTCGGTGGGCTACGTGATGGTTATTACATCCAGGGACAGTGTGCCATTATAATGTTTGACGTAACGTCACGAGTTACCTACAAAAACGTTCCCAACTGGCATCGTGATTTGGTGCGAGTCTGTGAAAATATTCCAATTGTTCTGTGTGGCAACAAAGTCGACATCAAGGATCGTAAAGTCAAAGCAAAGTCCATCGTGTTTCATCGGAAGAAGAATTTACAG TACTATGACATCTCCGCTAAGTCCAATTACAACTTTGAAAAGCCATTCTTGTGGTTGGCCCGCAAACTTGTCGGTGATCCTAACCTCGAGTTTGTTGCTATGCCCGCCCTGCTACCACCGGAGGTTAAAATGGACAAGGATTGGCAGgttcaaattgaaaaagattTGGAAGAAGCACAAGCTACAGCCCTGCCAGATGAAGATGAGGATTTGTAA